The proteins below come from a single Streptomyces sp. B3I8 genomic window:
- a CDS encoding HAD family hydrolase: MTSSALTVGFDLDMTLIDSRPGIHACYLELSARTGTYVDAALAVTRLGPPLEEELANWFPAERIGAVADLYREIYPAYAVTPTLALAGAREAMAAVRDAGGRSVVVTAKYEPNARLHLEHLGIEPDEVVGGLWAERKAEALVAHGAGVYVGDHVGDVRGARAARALSVAVATGPCGVRELRGAGADVVLTDLTEFPGWLGEYVRVAA, encoded by the coding sequence ATGACCTCCTCCGCGCTGACCGTCGGATTCGACCTGGACATGACGTTGATCGACTCACGGCCGGGTATCCACGCCTGCTACCTGGAGCTGTCCGCGCGGACGGGGACGTACGTCGACGCCGCCCTCGCGGTCACGCGGCTCGGGCCGCCGCTGGAGGAGGAGCTGGCGAACTGGTTCCCGGCGGAGCGGATCGGCGCCGTCGCCGACCTCTACCGGGAGATCTACCCGGCGTACGCCGTCACGCCGACGCTCGCGTTGGCCGGTGCCCGGGAGGCGATGGCGGCCGTGCGGGATGCCGGGGGGCGCTCGGTCGTCGTCACGGCCAAGTACGAGCCCAACGCCCGGCTCCACCTGGAGCATCTCGGGATCGAGCCCGACGAGGTGGTCGGGGGGTTGTGGGCGGAGCGGAAGGCGGAGGCGTTGGTCGCGCACGGGGCGGGGGTGTACGTGGGCGACCATGTCGGTGATGTGCGGGGGGCCCGGGCGGCCCGGGCCCTTTCCGTGGCGGTCGCGACGGGGCCCTGTGGGGTGCGGGAGTTGCGGGGGGCCGGGGCGGATGTGGTCCTGACGGACCTGACGGAGTTCCCGGGGTGGCTGGGGGAGTACGTGCGGGTGGCCGCCTGA